The bacterium genomic sequence CTTCGGTGCACTGCGGCATCGCGACTACCGCATCTTCTTTGCCGGCCAGTTCGTGTCCTTCATCGGCACCTGGATGCAAAACACCGCACAAAGCTGGCTCGTGTATGAACTCACCCGCTCGCCGGCATGGCTGGGCCTCATCAGCTTCTTGGGATTCCTGCCGCTTTCCTTGTTTGCGTTGATTGGCGGCAGCGTGGCCGACCGTTTCAACCGCCGGCGGCTGGTGTTGGCCACCAATGCGCTGGCGCTGATCATCGCCGGCTTGTTTGCGGTGTTGATCTGGCTGCACGCCGTCGAAATTCACCTGGTGGCGGTGCTGGTGTTCCTGAACGGCCTGGTCAATGCCTTTGACATTCCCGCACGGCAATCCTTTCTGGTTGAGATGGTGGGCAAGGAAGATCTTGCCAACGGCATTGCGCTCAACTCGGCGATGTTCAACGGCGCGCGCATGTTCGGGCCGGCCGTGGGCGGCCTGGTGATTGCAGCTTTTGGCACGGCCTGGTGCATGGCCGCCAATGCTCTGTCGTTTCTGGCGACCATTCTGGCTGTGGCCGCGATTCGCTCGCGCGCACCGGCGCGGCAGGAAAAGGCGCCGCTGCGACTGCTGCAATCGCTGCGGGAGGGCGCTGCTTACATTCGCAGCTCGCAATTGGTATGGGGCGTGCTGGGGTTGGTGGCGGTTTCGACGGTTTTTGGTTGGTCCTACACCGTCATTCTGCCGGTTTATGCTGACAAGATTTTGGGCGGCGGTGCGGTCGAGCTTGGGCAATTGCTGTCGGCAAGCGGCCTGGGCGCGCTCAGCGGCGCGGTGTTTTCGGCGACGGTGGCCAGCCGCTTTCGGCCGCGCAAGATCTTGCTGGCCGGTCTTCTCATCTTCACCCTCGCGATCATGGGGTTTGCATTGTCGCGCCAGCCGTTGCTCGCCACGATCAGTCTGGCGCTGATGGGCTTGGGTCTGATTCTGTTCAATGTCAACAGCAACAGTGCGCTGCAGCAGCGTGTGCCCGATCACTTGCGCGGCCGGGTGATGGGTTTCTATGTGCTGTGTTTCGGCGGCTTGATGCCGTTGGGCAGCCTGCAGATCGGTTTCGTTGCCGAGAAGCTGGGTGTCACTTTGGCCCTGCTGCTCAACGCCCTCATTTGCGGCCTGGCGGTGTTTGCGGCCGCCCGTGTGCTCGTGCAGATGCGCCAGCGCCCGGTGGAAGAACCGGCCGCCGCGAGTCCCTCCCCGATCAACGGCTTCTCGATTGAAAGATAGTCTCGCGTCCGTCCGCGGACGAAGAAATCGCCCGGGCGCTTGCTTCCGAAGCTTGCACGAATTGAATGGCACTTGCCGTTGTCCATTGCGCAGCGCCCGGGCGGTGGTTTTTCTCATCTCGTTTCCGGCCGCAATCTGCAAATCTGCCTTTCGCTGGCGGCAGTGCTTGCGGCTATATAACCCATCGTGAACCTGAATCTGCCTACGTGCGCTGCGCTTTCTGCCGCCGGCTGGCCGCTGCGACAGGCCGGCGATGCTGCCACGCACGTCAGGGCGCGCGGGGGCAGGAATTCGACATTCAGGTTGAATAGGAAGTCGATTTGACTCGGTCGCTGATTCCATATGAAAGTTGTGAGGACGTGCCTGCCATGATTGTCAATCCTACCGGCGTTATTCTCGCGGTGTTTTGTGGGCTGGTTCTGGGTTGCGCTGCGGAGAAACCCACCAAGCCGGCCGCGCGGCATGACGCCGAACAAATCGCCCGAGAGCAAGTGCCGGGCGGATTTGTCACCAGCTTGCGACAGGAGGTCGATCTGGGCAGACGGGTGTACAAAGTCTTGGTGCAAAATGATTCGACGGCGAAACGGGTGAGTATCGATGCCGCCACCGGCCGCATCGTTGAGATCCTCGATCGCACCGAGGATTTGCGCGAAGCGATGGCGGATAATGAAAACCTCTCCGTGCCGCTCAGCCCGGCGGTGCGGGCCGCCGCGGAATCCACCGCGCTGGCGGTAGTGCCGGGCGAACTCCTGCGCTGGCGGGTGCGGAAAGACCAGGGCCGCCTGCTTTATCGCTGCGGCATTGCGGAGGCGGATGGCAAGGTCGCGCGCGTCACGATCGATGCGGTCACGTGCGCTGTGCTTGCCGTCGATCGCTCGCAGCCCGCGCGCTGAGACGAGGCCTCACACTTTCGTTCGTTTTGTCGCAAGTCCGTGACATGAAAATTGACTGCCGCAGCCGCCAAGCTTGACTTTCCTCAGGCGCTTCGTTATTTTGCGCAGTCAAAAAAAATGCCGCCCAAAATCCGGAGTACGCTGCTGCGTCACACGCCCGTGCGAGACACCTCTTCCACCCCTGTTCGCACCGACCACCTTGGCTGACTTTCCCGCAATTTCTTCAAATTGGATTCGATGTTGGTAGACTATCTCGTCATTCTGACGTCAGGCTGAACCGGGGAAGCGATTTGGCAAGCGGGCGCGAACGCAGACGGCGCTCAGGGATGATGTCGGAATTCTGCTGATCGCGGAATTCGCTGAGCTGGCCGAAGGGCATGCGCCGGCAGGGCGGCGGCCGGGGTGATCATCACCACGACAGCCGCCGCGACGAGTTCAGGGTTTGGCGGCTCCATTCGGAGTGATGGCGCGGCGCCAGGACGTTTTTCAACGCTTCAATCTGCAGGAGGCTGTCATCATGAGTTGGACGGACACTTTTACCAACCACCAAGCAGCAAAAGCTTACGATGGCGACAATAGTACGGGCGGCTATGACGACCCCGATTCCTTCGATGACAGCGGGGAGGTCAACGACCCGTATTCGCCGATCTGGGAGGGGAGTACGGTCCACAGTGACACTTGGGGTGGCGATTCCTCTTTCACCGATTCCAACGACAATTCGCAAGACTGATTTGGCCCACGAGCGGCCCTGTCTGGGTGAACCGCGGTGCCGTGCCGGCACCCAATAACCAGCAGCACCATTGCCGAGAATGCAGCGCACGGGTAGGCATGTCCCCCCATGCTGGCCAAACCGGCGCGGCCGTTGCATTCTCGGCATTTTTGTGATTGCGTCCTGTCGCAAAATTGTGTTTATTTCCCCACAATCATCCGCACCACAGCGCGAGCCATTGCCTCTCTGGCTGGATTCCATCTATCCTGGCGCCGGTTTTCATGTTGATTGACACACTCAAAAACTGGATTACCGTTGTACGGCAAAAGGCGCGGCAGCAGTCGGCTCTGGCGTCCGCCCAACCGGCGGCGTGGCACGTCATGACCATCGACAAATGCGTGGAACAAGTGCCGCAGATGAAAAGCATCCGGCGCGGCGATTTGCGTTTTGCCGACCGCATGGTCGTCACCACCCAGAATTCCGAGTATGATCTCGTGATGATCGAAGACGACACCTTCCTGGTGGCCGGCGGCTGGTTCGATCGCGAACACTTGTCACCGCATCGCGTCAGAATCAACGGCTGCACTTGGGGCGGCAGCATGATTTGTTTGGATATTCTGGCGGCGCCGGGCATGTGCATGGAATTCAACAACCGCGTGCTGACCTCGGCCATTCGCGCCGTCGTGGTGTACCGACCGCAATTTTCCACCTCCGACTGATTTGCAATTGCCGCATGCGAGATTGTATTTGATCGCTGCGGCCATCCCCCCCGAGGCGGCCGGACGCAACTCTCTCCCAACGTTCGCATGTGCTCCATCATTCTGCAATTATCCCGGTTCCGCCGTTTCCGAATTTGCTTGCGGCGACCGCGGCATGCGACTTGCCAATGCTCAGCAGTGAAACGAACGATTGTGCTGAGAGCGATCAGCACGCAGTGCATGGCACCCCCCTCACAGCCAAAAGGCCCGGGTCGCGCGACTCGGGCCTTTTTGTTACTGGCCCCCAAGATCCTTCAATCCTTTTGTCCCCAATCATTTCGAAATGAGGATTCCACTAAACGTCGCAGCACGAACTCCGCGGTGCCGCTGCCGGTGTGGCATGGCAACCAGCCGCAACTTGCGCTTGACTTTCCGGGCAGATTTGGATACACTCCGCCCAATTTTCGGAAGAACCTTTGGAACCGCTCATGCGCTGGCTCAAACCGATTTTCGGCATTCTGCTCATGCTGGCTGTTTTCCTCCTGCTCAATTTCCGGCAGCAGCAAATTCCACCACTCGGGAAATTCCTCAATCCCTTTGCCGGGTTTTGGCAAAACAACACTACCCAGGATGAATTGCCCACCCACATGTTCCTGCCCGGATTGCAGGATAGCGTGCACGTGTTGTGGGATGAGCGCCGCGTGCCGCATATCTTTGCCGGGAACGAGCACGATTTGTATTTTGCGCAAGGTTATCTCACGGCCCGCGACCGGCTCTGGCAAATGGAGTTTCAGACGCATGCGGCTGCCGGCCGGCTGGCGGAGATCGTCGGCGCACGCGGCCTGGAACACGATCGCTTCCGCCGCCGCCTGGGCATGGTCTACGCCGCGGAGAATGCCCTGGCTGCCATGCGTGCCGATTCCGCCACCTGGCAGGCGGCCGAGGCCTATGCCCGCGGCGTCAACGCCTGGATCAGCAATCTGCCGCTGCGCCACTTACCGCTGGAATACAAGATTCTCGACTACCGTCCGGAAGCGTGGACGGTGATGAAGTCGGCGCTGCTGCTGAAACTCATGGCCTGGCGCCTGACCAGCCGCAATGAGGAAGTCGTCATGTCGCGCACGGCCGCGGCGCTGGGCGATTCGCTGACGCGGCTGTTGCATCCCGGCTATCCGCCGTTCATGGAGCCGATTGTGCCGGCGGAGACGCAGTGGCAGTTTGTGCCGGCGGCGGTGCCGCAGCAGGGTCACGAGTTCAAATACGTGCCGCCGGAGGACGCTTCTCTCTCGGCGGCCCTGCCGGCGCGGGGCAGCAACAATTGGGCAGTGGCGGGCAGCCGCACAACCAGCGGTTATCCGATTCTCTGCAATGACCCTCACCTGACGCTCAACCTGCCGGCGATTTGGTATGAAGTGCAACTGGCCGCGCCGACAGTCAACGTCTATGGCGTGAGCTTGCCGGGCGCGCCCGCGGTGGTCATCGGCTTCAACCAGCAAGTCGCCTGGGGCGTCACCAATGCCGAATCCGATGTGATGGATTGGTATCACATCGTTTTTCAAGACAGCACGCGCCAGGCTTATTTCCATGACGGCGCCTGGCGGCCAACGGCCTGGCGCGTCGAGGAAATCAAGATCCGCGGCGGCGCGACGGTGCGCGACTCGATTCCCTTCACCCATCACGGGCCGGTGGCCTATCGTGCTGCGGAAAAGCCGTTTGCCAGCGACGTGCCACGCGGCGCCGCGCTGCGCTGGGTGGCGCATGACGCCTCGAATGAACTGGCCACTTTTCTCAAGCTGAATCGCAGCCGTAATTACGGCGATTTTCTCGCCGCATTGGAACACTATGCCTGCCCGGCACAGAATTTTGCGTTCGCCGACAGCGCCGGCACGATTGCGCTGTGGCACCATGGCCGCTTCCCGCTGCGCTGGCCGGAGCAGGGCCGTACGGTCAGCGACGGCAGTGATCGTGCCTACGATTGGCCGGGTTGGATTGCGCGCGCGCATCTGCCGCACACGGTGAATCCCGGCCGTGGTTTTGTCAGCTCCGCAAATCAGAGTCCGGTCGCCGATACCTACCCCTATTTTCTCGGCGGCGAGTATGCTGCCTTTGAGCGCGGCGCCCGCATCAATTCCCAGCTTGCAGCGCTGAGCCACCTGCGTCCGGAAGACATGCAGGCTTTGCAGAATGACGTCGTGGATCTGCATGCCGCCACGGTCTTGCCGGCGCTGCTGGCGCAACTGCCGCCAACCGGCTTGACGCCGGAGCAGGCGCAGGCACGCGCCGAACTCGAGCAGTGGAATTATGAGTTTCAGGCCGATCAGGTGGCGCCGGCAATTTTTGCGCAATGGTGGCGCGCCTTGCAGGATTCGATTTGGAATGATGAATGGCCAAACAGTGACCACCGCCTCAAGCGGCCGCGCCGGGACGTGACCGTTGACTTGATTCTGCATGCGCCGCACGCGCCCTACTTCGACCGGCGCAACACCGCTGCCCGCGAAACTCTGCCCGACCTCGCCTGGCTCGCATTGCAATCCGCGGTGCGCCAGCTTCGCGAGAAGTTCGGGCCAATGGGGCCGGCTTGGCAATGGGGCCACACGCGCGGAACCGACCTTCGCCATCTTGCCGATATTCCCGGCCTGGGGCGCTTGGGTTTGCGCAGCAGCGGTAACTACACCTGCGTCAATGCCATCACCAACACTACTGGGCCTTCCTGGCGCATGATAACGGCCCTGGGTCCGCAGCCGCAAGCTTGGGTAATTTATCCGGGCGGCCAGTCGGGCAATCCCGGCTCACAGTTCTATGACAACTTTGTGGATGACTGGCTGGCCGGGAAGAGTTACGCGGCGCTTTATTTGAAATCACATTTGCAGACGGATGATCGTCTCATCGGCAGGACTATTTTGCGAGGGAGGCCATGAAGGGAGTCGCTCTATGCCTGGCAATCATGCTGATGCTCCAGCTTCTCACGCCGTTCTGGTGGTGGATTATGCTGGTGCCGCTGGGTTTTGGCATGTGGGCAGCCCGCTCGGTGTGGCACGGCATGGGAGTGGGAATGGTGAGCGCGGGATCGCTGTGGCTGGGCGCAAGCCTGTATAACTGGCTGTCGTCCGGTCAATTCATTGCCGATCGCGTGGCAGCAATGCTCGGCGCCGGCCTCGGTTTGAACAGCGTCGTGTTGCTATTCGTGTTGACGGCGCTGGTGGCGGTGGTGCCGGCCGGCCTCGCCGGTGCGACCGGCTATTGGTATCGATACCTCTTCCTGACGGCGATGAAATCCCGCTGAACCGGTTGAAAGCGGGCAATGCCGCGCGCGGGCTTGCGGCTGCCTCGGTCACCGCTTGAGTTTGCGCAGTTGCAATTCGATTTCGCCGGGTGCAAACCACAACTCAAAATGTCCGGGCCGGATGCTCCTGGAATTTTCATAGGACGCTGACAGATCTGAAAGTCTCACCTCCACGCCCGCCCTTGCCAACACTGCCTGCAAGCGCCGGGCATCAGCCTCGTCCGCTTTGCGGAAGTAGCGCAGTTCGGTAACCTGCGGCCCTTTATCCACCAAACGCTCGATGCCGGGCACGACATAACCCGCGGCCTTCACCTGCTCGCCCGCCTGCTTTGCGGCCGGTCGCTGTTGCTCATCGCGAATGTGAATATAGAGCCGCGCTGGAATCGTCGCGGAGTCAGGAACCGTGGCGAGCGCTTGCGCCTGGCTCAATCCCGCCTTCAGCGAGGACAATTCCCTTTGTGCCGGCTCGTTGCCACCGCCTTGCAGCGTCCGGGATAAATCGTCGACTTGCCGCGCCAGGCTGTCCAGCGTGAACGCCAAGTAGGCGCGCTGTGCCTGCATCTGGCGAATTTCAGTTTCCAGCGCTTGCTTTCTGGCGATTAACGGCCGAATCTTCTGCCCCACCACCACGACCACCACGACCACGACAATCGTCAGCAAAAGTTGGGCAACCATCCACAGCGATACGCGCCGGCCGGCTGCCTGCGTTTTGCCGCCGGTTTTTTTCACATTCATTTCTGTCCACCTCCTGACAAGGCGATCTTGATGATGCGGTAGAGAATCGTTCCGAAACCCAGCAGCCCGCCGCCAAACCCGGCTGACTCGATTTTGCCGAGTGTCTCCACGTTGATCTTGTTATCGAGCACGGCCCACACCGTGCCCAGCACCAAAATGATCAAACACAGGCAAGCCGTGCCGATGGTCATGAGTATGGCATATTCGCGCGAGGAGGCGGTGGTGCCTTCGGGTGGACCAGCCGGCACTGCGCCGGTCGGCAGGGGTTCGGCAGACGCGAAGATGACCTGTTTGGGGTCGGATTTCGGCGCAATCAACTTGGGTGTTTGCTGCTCGTCCAAGCTTTCGAGATTGATTTGCAGGCAGCCCAGGTCGAAGGCGGTTTGCAGATCGCGGCCAAAGCCCAGCGCTTGATAGAACGCGGAGGCGAAACTGAGCGCAGCGGCGTCACCGATGGCGGAGGACATGCCGATAACGCAATCGATCTGTTGCGCGATCGCCTGCGCCTGGCCGGCGGAGAAGCAGGCGTTGAGCACGACGCAGCGGATGTTGTCTTTCAACAGGGCAAACAACTGCCCGAACGCCGCGCTCGACACCGGCTGGCTGTTGCCCTCGTGGTCTTCCAGAATGATTTCGCTGGCCTCGCTGCCGTGGCCGCTGAAGTGGACGATATCGGGTTGGTAGCGCAGGAGATGGCTTTGCAGATCGCTGACGCGCACCGCCCATTGCTGCTCGATCTCGAAGCGGTCGCGAAATTGGGATTGGCGCAACGCCTGATCGATGCGCCGGACTTCCTCATCCAGGCGCAGCGGGCTGGTATCGCGGGGATTCGCAGCGAGGAAGAGAATGCGGATGACTTTGCTCATAGACAGCGCGGCGGAAGAAGTTGGGAGCCAGTTCCATGCGCGGGAAGCCGCGTCGTACGCCGTGACTTTGCTCCCTTACATGGTGAATCGGCGCCAAATATGCAAATGGTTTTTCCAGTGCGCCTGGGACTGCCCTCGCAGGCAGAGACTCTCCTCGCCGCAACCGCATCCGGCCGTTTCACGGAAGGGAGCCGGTGCCACCCGTCACCACAAACTGGCCGCCTTCGCGCTTGGCGGGAATCTTGAGAAAGTCCGCGCCGATTTCCTCGACCCGCTCACCCAGGCTGGCGAGCAAGCCGTCGGGCATGTTGGCGTGCTCGATGAAGAAATACGGGATGATTTCATAATGCCCGGGCGGCACAATGTTGGGCGTGAAGTTGAACACTAGCCGCCGGCTGCGCACTTCGGGGCCGATGCGATCATAGTCGCGCGTGTGCGCGCCGACGTCCGGCACATCCGCAAAAATTTGCCCCGATTCCCGCTGCCGCAGCAGAATCGCGCCCAGAAAGCCGCCGACGCTTTTGGGATAGACCACGGTCACTGAATCGAGCGTGGCCTGTAACGACACCTGCACGTGCACCGGGCCGTCGAATTGGCTCGGCACCACTGCCGGCTCGACGTAGGTGAGAATGCGCAGCATCTTGAACAGCGAGACCTGGTTGATCAACTCACCGTCGGCGTTCAAGTCACCGGCGCCGTACACGAACCGGCCGTTGCGCACGAGCACCTCGGCCCAAGCGAGTTTGTAATTTGCCAAATAGAAATACAGCCGGTGCCAGCCGCTGGCATCGGTCTGCGTGACCGCCGGCGGCAATTGCAGGGTGAATTCGCCCGTGCTGCCGGTGCGCGTGGCAACGGTGGTGCCTTCGAGCCAGACGTACACCTCGGCGGGATTGCCGCCGTCGCTCAACTGCACGCGTCCCTGCAACTCGCCGCTTTCAACACGAATGCCGTCCTCGGAGAGCGGGCTTTTGCTGCAACTCTGAACCAACAGCGCGGCCAGAAGGGCGGCGACCGCACCGAAAGATCGCACTTGCATCATGGCTGTGGCCTCGCATGAAATGTTATGCTGCTTGCTGCCCGCCGGCTGGGCGTTCCCTCGCGGGGTGGGCGGCCCGCCTGCCGTGGTGTGATCCATCAATATTGCGCGCCCAGCACCAGATAGTAGCGCCGGTCACGAATGGCCAGCCCCTGCAACACCTCGCCCGTTTGGTGGAGCAGATTGCGGCCGGAGGCATTGACAAAGAGCTTCAGTTTGTCGATCGCAAAAGTCTTGCTGAGATGCAAATCGAGATTGGAGTAGGCCGGCAGCGTGACCTCGGCCAGGCCGCCAAATGCGGGCGCGCCGCCCGACTGGTCTCCCGCTTTGATGCGGCGCAGCCAGCCGACTTGCTCGCTTTCCGTGAACCAGTAGGCCTGGAAGGAATAACCGGCATGATCGACATTGAGCGTGAACGTGCGCTTGAGATCGGATTTGAAGGGGAACGCCGCCCGCTCGGAAATCGAGTAGCGTGACAGGCCGCTGCTGAGCGTCACTTTCTTGCGGAAAAAGAACACACTGGCCTGGGATTCGATGCCGGCAATGCGGGCGTTTTGCACGTTGTCGTAGAACAGGATCGGAATGCCGGGCGTGGCCGCCGCGCGGAATTTGTTCGCGTAATGATTTTGAAAGAAGTTGCCGCTCACCTGCCAGCCGTAGATGCTGGTATGCGCGCGCACGTCGCGTGTGATCACCATGCCCAATTCCACGCTGCGGTTCTTCTCCGGCGCGAGATTGGGCTGGCTGGCAGCGGGCGCGAAAAAGGCCGGCGAGCTGACCTGCTGCAGCAGCGTGGGAAATTTGACATTGGCGCCCACATTCAAATAGCCATTCACCGCAAGATTGTTGCGGTACCCCGAAAAACTGAAGGCGAACTTGAGCGTGGTGGCGCGCCAATCATTGCGCTCGAAAACGCCGGCGGCCACCAGCGGATTCTGATCCGCCGGATTGCCGCGCAGCACGTAGTCCGGCTGTTCATCCAGCACGCGATCGTGGCGCATGCTGACATCCACGTCCACGGCTTGAAAAAAGTCCGAGCCGCCGTCATTGTGCAGCTTGGCGATGGCCACCACGCCGTGATGCTGCCGCGTGAACGTGGCGGAATGCAAGCCCAGCCGCTGCTCGCCGGGCACGTCGCGGTCATCGCGAAACTCCAGCCGCGCGCCCTCGAATTGATACGCCGTCAGCAGATCCAGCCGGCCCAGGGGAAAATGCTTCTCCGCGTTGAGATGAAAGGCGCGATTGTCAACCACGCCGCTCACCGACCCGGCGCTCACCACCCGCCGGTCTTCTTCCATTCGTTGCAGCGATACCGCCAGCTCGAAATCCTGCTGGCGCGCCTGTTCCGCGGCATAGCGCACCGTCAGCACGTGATTGAGATTGTCGGCGCGTTCATCGAAGAAGCGATCTTCATAAAGGCGATCGGTGTAGAGGTAACTCGCCGTCAAGGATTTGCCCAGCCGGCCGCCGCCGGCTTCGCTGAAGCGGTAAGTGAGATTGGCGGAATGATGCAATTCGGTGTTCTTCAATCCCAGGTCCTCAGCAACCGCAACGAAACTGCGTTTGGAAGCGCCGCGCGCGAGATTGTAGGAGGCCAGCAGCCGGTTGAATTGGCGAAAGAAATGCAACCCCCAATTGCCGGAGCGGTAGGTGCCGAAACGCTGCTGAAAGCGAATGGAATAGTCCTTCTGCACTTTGGGCACCGCGTTGATCACGCCGCCGAAGGCATCGGCGCCATAAAGCGCGGTGTTGCTGCCCTTGATCACTTCCAGCCGCTCGAGATCCTGCAAATCGAGCAACTGCAAATCGAAGACGTTGTCATAGGCGCTGTTCAGCCGCACACCGTTGAACAAGATCGCTACTTCATCCGGGTTGCTGCCGCGAATCGACACGGTCTTGCGGCCGCTGAGCTGCTCCTCGATCTGCACGCTGTGATCGGTCTTGAGCAAATCGCCGGCGTCGACGAAGCCGCGGATTTCGAAGCTTTTGGCGTCGATGACCGACACGGTTTGCGGCAAATCCCGGGCGATTTCCGGCGGCCGTTCGCCGATTTCGCGCACCTCGATTTCCGGCAGCACGATGACGCGCGGTTGCAGATAGACGTAACGCAGATTCAGCAGCGCCGCGAGCGGGAGGGCGCGAGTTTCATAGGCCACATGCTGAAATACCACGATGCGGGCGGCGCTGGTGTCTGCCAGCCGCAAGGTGAAGCGGCCGCTGAGGTCGCTGGCCGTGCCGGTTTTTGTGCCCTCGAAATAGACACTGACGCCGCGGATTTCGCGGTGCGTGTTGAGGTCGCGGATAATCCCCGAAAAGGAACTCTGCTGGGCGGACAAGGCAGCGGGGAGGAGGGCTCCCCAAAGAATCAACGACTGGGCAAGCCATCTGCAAGACAGCATAAAGGCCTCCTCTGTGAGCGTCATGGCGCGTTGCGGCGTGGGCGTGAGAACTGGCGGAAAATGGAACTCCGGTCTCAGAGATGCAAGCAAAAAGTTGTGAATGGCGCGGCCGATGCATTCGTTTGCGTTGGCTGTAGACGGATCCCATCGCAGGCAGGCGGTGTTCACGGGCTGCGTCTCCACGGGCGAGATCCCCCCGGCGGCTGGTCCCTTCGTGCAAATGCCTTCCCGATGTTATGCAAAATTGCGCACGCATGCCTGATAAAATCGGACCTGACTCAAGTTTGGTTTTTAGCCATAACATCTTGATTTTAATGCCTGAGTTTCTCTTGGGCGGATACCTGTTCTGTCATGTTTGTTACACTGGCATAATTTCTGTTGAGGTGATTGCTACTCTATTCCATATATATGTGGAAATTTTCCCCCCTTGCGTTATGGCTGGGTTCTGACCACGTTGATTCCACGGTTCGCAAGACGGCTTTCCTTTCATCGCACTGATTCTGAAGTAGACAAAGACTCGATTCCACCAGGGCAGTAGCAGGAAGGACAAAACTTCCGACGGATCGCCAAGAAATTCAAGCGTCGGCAGTGGGTGTGCCAAGTTCTGCGAAATGAGAATCTCATACTACCGTCATTCCTACATTTTCGGTATTTCGGCTGCATTAGCCCTCGGCTAGTGGCGCGGCGCGCCATTGGTTGGAGGGCTTTTTTGTTTTTGGGGATGCTCGCTCCCGGGAGGAAACCGGCGAGCCACGCCTGCAGCAAGGCTTGAGCGTCCCGCAGGGAAGGAAAGGTTTGGCAACTAAACTCCCATCTACTAACCATCACTGGAGGAGGTAGAGTATGCATCGCAGGTCCATGGCAGTGCTTGCCTCGTTGCTCCTGCTGCCGTGCTTTTTGTTCGCCCAAGACGGTAAGATTCGCGGGCGCGTGACGGCCAAGGACACCAACGAGCCTCTGATCGGCGCCAACGTCGTGGTCGACGGCACGACGCTGGGCGCCGCGGCGGACCTCAACGGCGATTTCGTCATTCTGAGCGTTCCGCCCGGCGTGTATACCGTGCGCGCGAGCTACATCGGTTACCAAACCGTTGTGATCGCCAACGTGCGTGTCAGCGCCAACTTGACGACCACGCAGGACTTCTCGCTGCCCAGCTCCGCAATTGCGGTGGAAGCGATGGAAATCGTGGCCGAGCGCCCGTTGATCCAGCGCAACACCACCAACACCGTGCGCCTGACCACGCAGGAAGACATTCAGAACCTGCCGTTCCGTGGCGTGCAACAAATCGTGGCGTTGAACTCGGGAACGGTGCTGCAGGACGGTAACCTGCACGTGCGCGGCGGCCGCGTCGGCGAAGTCGC encodes the following:
- a CDS encoding TonB-dependent receptor codes for the protein MLSCRWLAQSLILWGALLPAALSAQQSSFSGIIRDLNTHREIRGVSVYFEGTKTGTASDLSGRFTLRLADTSAARIVVFQHVAYETRALPLAALLNLRYVYLQPRVIVLPEIEVREIGERPPEIARDLPQTVSVIDAKSFEIRGFVDAGDLLKTDHSVQIEEQLSGRKTVSIRGSNPDEVAILFNGVRLNSAYDNVFDLQLLDLQDLERLEVIKGSNTALYGADAFGGVINAVPKVQKDYSIRFQQRFGTYRSGNWGLHFFRQFNRLLASYNLARGASKRSFVAVAEDLGLKNTELHHSANLTYRFSEAGGGRLGKSLTASYLYTDRLYEDRFFDERADNLNHVLTVRYAAEQARQQDFELAVSLQRMEEDRRVVSAGSVSGVVDNRAFHLNAEKHFPLGRLDLLTAYQFEGARLEFRDDRDVPGEQRLGLHSATFTRQHHGVVAIAKLHNDGGSDFFQAVDVDVSMRHDRVLDEQPDYVLRGNPADQNPLVAAGVFERNDWRATTLKFAFSFSGYRNNLAVNGYLNVGANVKFPTLLQQVSSPAFFAPAASQPNLAPEKNRSVELGMVITRDVRAHTSIYGWQVSGNFFQNHYANKFRAAATPGIPILFYDNVQNARIAGIESQASVFFFRKKVTLSSGLSRYSISERAAFPFKSDLKRTFTLNVDHAGYSFQAYWFTESEQVGWLRRIKAGDQSGGAPAFGGLAEVTLPAYSNLDLHLSKTFAIDKLKLFVNASGRNLLHQTGEVLQGLAIRDRRYYLVLGAQY